One genomic segment of Sphingorhabdus sp. M41 includes these proteins:
- a CDS encoding MAPEG family protein gives MDNSPLLQPMVALILWTMLIWLWMYVTRIPAMNKAKIDSANLVGSKGGDLDELLPPQVQWKAHNYNHLLAEPTLFYAICVVLILSGQDYGLNLTIAWAYVGLRVLHSLIQVTVNRVLYRFALFALSSLCIIALAIHAAIAVFH, from the coding sequence ATGGATAACAGCCCATTGCTGCAACCGATGGTTGCGCTCATTTTATGGACCATGCTGATCTGGCTGTGGATGTATGTCACGCGGATCCCGGCAATGAACAAGGCCAAGATCGACTCCGCCAATCTGGTCGGCAGCAAGGGCGGTGATCTGGATGAACTGCTTCCGCCGCAAGTCCAGTGGAAGGCGCACAATTATAACCATTTGCTTGCAGAACCGACGCTTTTTTACGCAATCTGTGTCGTTTTGATCCTTTCCGGACAGGATTATGGACTGAATCTGACCATCGCCTGGGCCTATGTTGGTCTGCGCGTCCTGCACAGCCTGATCCAGGTTACAGTCAACCGGGTGCTCTATCGATTTGCGCTATTCGCTCTGTCGAGCCTGTGCATCATAGCCTTGGCCATTCATGCGGCGATTGCCGTATTCCATTAG